GCGTAGGCGCCAATGATGCAGGCGGTGCCGGCAAAGCCGACCCAACTCGCCCAGTCGAGTTCGCTCATGTGGTTGCGTCCGTCATAAGTTCGAGGAAATCGGGAAAGCTCGTCGCGATGGGCTCGACACTATCGAGCGCGACACCGCTTTCGCTGTGAAGACCGGCCACGGCCATGCTCATGGCGATACGGTGGTCGAGCCGGGTGGCGACAGGGCCACCGCCGGCGAGCGGCGCGCCTCCGGTTCCGTCGATGGTCAATCCGTCTTCGGTCTGTTCGACTCTCGCGCCGACCACCCTGAGCGCATCCGCCATGGCGGAAAGGCGATCGGATTCCTTGACCCGCAATTCCTCGAGGCCGCTGGTGACCGTGCGCCCCTCGGCCATGGCGGCGGCAACGAAGAGCGCGGGAAACTCGTCGATCATGCTCGGCGCGACGGCGGGATCGACCTCGATACCTCTCAGCGGCGCATGGCGAACGCGAAGATCCGCTATCTCCTCGCCCCCGACCTCGCGCGGGTTCAGGCGCTCGATCGAGGCGCCCATCTCGTCGAGCACGCGGAAAAGCCCGTCGCGTGTCGGATTGAGGCCGACATTCTCGATTATGAGGTCGCTGCCCGGCACGATGCTCGCCGCGACCGCGAAGAAGGCGGCGGAAGACGGATCGCCCGGCACGGCGATGTCGCGGGGCGAAAGGTCCGCCGGGCCGGTGAGGGAGATATGCCGCTCGCCATCCTGCTCGCGGATATCGAGTTCGACGCCGAAGCCGCGCAACATCCGCTCGGTGTGATCACGGGTCGGGACCGGCTCGATCACCGTGGTCGTGCCCGGCGTGTTGAGCGCGGCGAGGAGGATCGCGCTTTTCACCTGTGCGCTGGCGACCGGCAGGCGATAGGTGATCGGAACCGCGGGCTGCATCCCCTCCATCGCGAGCGGGAGCGTGCCTCCGGGGGCGGGGGTGAAGCTCGCACCCATGCGCGACAAAGGCTCGGTCACGCGGTCCATCGGACGGCGCGAGAGACTGGCGTCGCCCACGAAGGTCGCCGCAATGCCGTGGCTTGCAAGGAGTCCCATCAGCAGCCGTGTCGAAGTGCCCGAATTGCCCAGGTCGAGCGCCTGACCGGGCTGGAGAAGAGTGCCGACGCCCACGCCGTCGACGATCCAGTCCTCCCCCTCGCATGTAATTTGTGCGCCCATCCGGCGCATCGCCCCGGCCGTGGCGAGAACGTCCTCCCCTTCCAAGAGGCCCGCGATGCGGCTGCGCCCCACCGCCAGCGCGCCGAAGATCAGCGCGCGATGGCTGATCGACTTGTCGCCAGGAACGCGGATGCGTCCGGTGAACGGTCCGGCAGGAAGGAAATGGTGGGGGGTCACGAAATCTCCGTCTGTTCGCCGGGCGCGATGCGATGCGCGCTTTGACAGCGCACATACCTTCTGGCAAGGCGCGCGGCGCTGTCGATTCCGGTGCTTGCATCGGGCGGTCGGAATCCCATCTGACACCGGCGAATTTCCCGCTCTGTCCGTATCTGGGCGGAGCCAGCGATCTTAAGGATTACACATGGTCAAACCGGAATGGGGCACCAAGCGGACCTGCCCGAACTGCGGGACGCGCTTCTACGATCTGGGCGAAGAGCACCCCGTCACCTGCATCGAATGCGGTAACGAGTGGGAGCCCGAGCCCGTGTTGAAGTCTAAGCAGCCGATCCCGTTCGAGGAAGAGAAGAAGAAGGACGGCGAGGCCGACAGCGATCTGGCCGACGACGATCTGGACGATATCGACGATGACGACGATTCGCCCGACAACGATGTCGATCTCGGCGGTGACGACGATCTCGGCGTGTCGAAGGGCAAGGGCGACGACGACGACGCCGACGATAATTGAATAAAGGTCTTGCCAAGGGCGGGCGTCGCGCATATCTGGCGCGGCCTCGCCCAAGGGCGGGACTTTCCGGATCGCATCCGGATACATGAATGGCTCGGGGCCTTAGCTCAGCTGGGAGAGCGCAACACTGGCAGTGTTGAGGTCAGCGGTTCGATCCCGCTAGGCTCCACCATTCATCTTGCAAGCCGGGGCATATGCTCCGCACGCTGGCCGACGAGTTTTCGTCCGCCGGCGTTTTTCGCGTTTTCCCGGGTGGCCGGGCGTAGGAGGTGGCGATGTTCGACAATCTGTCCGACCGGCTCGGCAATGTGTTCGACAAGCTCCGCGGCCGTGGCGCGCTGTCCGAACAGGACGTGCGCGAAGCCATGCGCGAAGTGCGCATCGCCCTGCTCGAGGCCGACGTCTCGCTGCCGGTGGTGCGTCGTTTCGTCGATGCGGTCACCGACAAGGCGATCGGTCAGGACGTCCTCAAATCGGTCACTCCGGGCCAGCAGGTCGTCAAGATCGTCAATGACGAGCTGGTGGCGATGCTGGGCGGCGCGGATGGCGAGCCGGAAGGCCTGAACCTTGCGGCCAAGCCGCCGGTCGTCGTGATGATGGTCGGCCTGCAAGGTTCGGGCAAGACCACTACGACTGCCAAGCTCGCGCGGATGCTGCGCATGAAGCAGGGCAAGAAGCCGCTGATGGCCTCGCTCGACGTGAACCGTCCGGCGGCGCAGGAGCAGCTCGCCGTGCTGGGGCAACAGGCCGAGGTCGCGACGCTTCCGATCATCGCGGGTCAGCAGCCGGTCGACATCGCGCGGCGCGCCATGGAAAGCGCGCGCCTCCAGAACGCCGACGTGCTGCTGCTCGACACGGCGGGCCGCCTGCATGTCGACGAGGCGCTGATGGCCGAGATGAAGGCGATCGCCGGCGTCTCGACCCCGACCGAGGTGCTGCTGGTCGTCGACAGCCTGACGGGCCAGGACGCGGTCAACGTCGCGCAGAGCTTCACCGGAGAGGTGCCGCTGACCGGCGTTGTCCTCACCCGGATGGACGGCGACGCCCGCGGCGGCGCGGCGCTGTCGATGCGTCACGTCACCGGCAAGCCGATCAAGTTCGCCGGCACGGGCGAGAAGCTCGACGCGATCGAGGCGTTCGATCCCAAGCGCGTCGCCGGTCGCATCCTCGGCATGGGCGACGTCGTCAGCCTGGTCGAACGGGCGGCCGAGACGGTCAAGGCGGAAGACGCCGAACGCCTCGCCAAGAAGATGGCCAAGGGCCAGTTCGACCTCGACGATCTGCGGATGCAGCTGAAGCAGATGCAGCAGATGGGCGGCCTGGGAATGCTCGCCGGGATGCTGCCGGGCATGAAAAAGGCCAAGGCCGCGATGGCCCAGTCGGGCATGGACGACAAGGTGCTGGTCCATATGGACGCGATCATCGGCTCGATGACTGCCAAGGAACGCAGGAACCCGGCCCTGCTCAATGCCAAGCGCAAAAAGCGCGTGGCGGCCGGTTCCGGCACGCAGGTTCAGGACGTGAACAAGCTGCTCAAGATGCACCAGGAAATGTCCCGGGCGATGAAGCAGATCAAGAAGATGGGCGGATTGAAGGGCCTCGGCGCGCTGTTCGGCGGCGAAGGCGGCATGGGTGGTGCAGGCGGAGCGGGGGGGCTTGGCGGCCTTCCGGGTCTCGGCGGACCGGAAGGTGGCAAAGGCCCCGGCGTCGATCCCAAGACGCTCCCGGCCGACCTTCAGGCCCTCCTCAAGAACAACAAGTGATTTCAGATATCTACATTGGAAAGGTGAACTAACATGTCAGTTTCGATCCGTCTGTCGCGCGGTGGCGCGAAGAAGCGTCCCTATTACCGCATCGTAGTGGCCGACAGCCGCGCCTCGCGCGACGGCAAGTATCTCGAGCAGATCGGCACCTACAACCCGATGCTGCCGAAGGATTCGGGCGAGCGCGTGAAGCTGAACGAAGACCGCGCACGCCACTGGCTGAGCGTCGGCGCGCAGCCGTCGGACCGCGTTGCCCGCTTCCTCGACGCTGCGGGCGTGAAGGAACGCGCGGCGCGCAACAACCCGAAGAAGGGTGAGCCGGGCGAAGCCGCTAAGGAACGCGCCGAGGAGAAGGCCGCGAAGGCTGCCGAGGCCGAGGAAGCGCGCAAGGCCGCCGAGGAAGAGGCGAACGCTCCTGCTCAGACCGAGGAAGCGACCGCCGACGAAGGCGCCGCGGCGGAAGACGCCGAGACCGCCGGCGAAGCCGAAGCCAAGGCCGAGTAAGGCATTCCGATGCCGGACCAGCCCGTCACGCTCGCCGCCATCACCGGCGCGCACGGCGTGACGGGCGAGGTTCGCCTGAAGCTGTTCGGCGAAGGTCTGGACAGCCTGAAAGCGCACAAGCGCTTCAACGACGGCGCGCTGACTCTCACGAAGCTCCGCAGTGACAACAAGGGCGGGGCGATCGCGCGCTTCGCCGAGGTTGCGGACCGCACCGGTGCCGAAAACCTTCGCGGAACCGCACTGACAGTGCCGCGGGCTAGTCTGCCGGATCTGGCGGACGACGAATTCTACCATTCCGACCTGCTCGGCCTCCCGGCAATTTCCGAAACCGGTGAGAAAATCGGCCATGTCTGCGCGGTCGAAAATTTCGGCGCGACCGATATCGTCGAGATCGAGAAGATGGACGGAAGGAAATTCATGGTCCCGCTGACCGACCATGCGGTGCCAGAGTGGAACGGCGAGCGGCTGGTCGTTGCGGCGGGGTTCGTCGACTAGCGCCTGAGCGGCCGCGCCTTGGCAAGGTGATTACGAATCGTGGTAGCCGCCACGCCGGCCTGGCCCATCGCATGACTGATCTGGTCGAGGCCGATCACCACGTCCCCTGCCGCGAAGAGGCCGGACACGCTGGTCTCGCAATGATCGTCGACGATGATGCAGCCTTTTTCGCTGAGTTCGGCCCCGCATCTTTCGGCAAGGCCCGAACGGATCTGCGAGCCCAGCGCGGGGTAGAGGCTGTCGAAGGTCATCCTGCCTTCGGCCGTTTCCACGGCGATCCGTTCGCCCTCGATCGTGAAACCGCCGCACGGGCCGGCCACGCGCCTGATCCCGGCCTCGTCGAGCGCTTTCGAGCACTCGTCTGACAGATCATGGTCTCCATGCGGACTGATCAGCGTCAGGTCGGCGGTGTAGCCGCGAAGGAACTGTGCCTCGGCGGTGCCGTGGTCGCCGGTTCCGATCACCGCCACGCGCCTGTCGGTCACCTCGTAAGCGTCGCAGATCGGGCAATAGCGGATGAGCCCCCGCGACATCGCCTCGTCATGCAACTGGTCCTCGATGCCTTCGGGGCGATTGTTGACGACGCCGGTTGCGAGCAGGACCGTTCGCGCGCGATATTCCTCGTCGTCGCAGCGAACGGTGAAACAGTCGCCGTCCTTCGCCAGATCGCTCACCCGCTTGGGATCGCGCCGCGCGCCGTATTTCGCCGCCTGCTCGTACATCCGGTCGAGGAGGTCCTGTCCGTTGATGCCATCGGGAAAGCCCGCATGGTTGTGGCTGGTGGGAATCCAGCTCGCCCGGCTGGTCCCGCAATCGAACATGCGGATCGAAAGGTGAAAGCGGGCGAGATAGATCGCGGCGGTGAGGCCAGCGGGCCCGGCGCCCACGATGATGCAGTCGTCGATCGGTTCGTCCATGTCGCGCTGAACGCCCGGGATGGCAAAGCGTTGCGCGTTTCGCTAACCGCCGCCGCGAGATGACTTTCGCCGCTACCATCCTGACGCTCTACCCAGAGATGTTTCCCGGGCCGCTCGGCACGTCCATGGCGGGTCGTGCGCTGGAGCGCGGAAGCTGGTCGTGCGAGACTTTGCAGATCCGCGATTTCGCCACCGACCGCCACCGAACCGTGGACGATACGCCGGCGGGCGGCGGCGCGGGCATGGTGTTGAGGGCGGACGTGCTCGGTGCGGCGCTCGACAGCGTGGCCGATGCGCGACCCGTGCTCGCCATGACGCCGCGCGGTGCTCCGATCGGACAGGCGCGCATCCGCGAGATCGCCGCCGGGCCGGGCGTCACCATCGTGTGCGGCCGGTTCGAGGGCTTCGACGAACGCTTCTTCGAGGCGCGGCCGCAGGTCGAGCAGGTTTCGCTCGGCGACATCGTCCTGTCCGGCGGGGAGACCGCAGCGATCGCCATTCTCGATGCTTGCATTCGCCTGCTTCCCGGCGTAATGGGCGCGCCCGAAAGCGGAGCCGAGGAATCGTTCGAGAACGGTCTCCTCGAATATCCGCAATTCACCCGACCTTATGAATGGGAAGGGCGCACGATCCCTGAAGTGCTGCGATCGGGGGATCATGCGAAGATCGCTGCTTGGCGCGAGGCAAGGAGCGAGTACGATACACGGTTACGCAGGCCGGACCTTTGGGAGCGCTACAGTGGCGCTCGGGACCAGTCTGCCTCTGGCGCGCGGCGCGATATGAAGGACGATTAGGCGATGAACCTGATCCAGACACTCGAAGCCGAAGCGATCGAAAACCTCGGCAAGGATATTCCCGATTTCCGCGCGGGCGACACCGTCCGCGTCGGCGTGAAGGTCGTCGAAGGCACCCGCGAGCGTGTGCAGAACTTCGAAGGCGTCGTGATCGCCCGTTCGAACCGCGGCATGGGTTCGAACTTCACCGTGCGCAAGATGAGCTTCGGCGAAGGCGTGGAACGCGTTTTCCCGCTTTATTCGCCGATCGTCGACAGCATCACCGTGGTGCGTCGCGGCATCGTGCGTCGCGCCAAGCTGTATTACCTGCGCGGCCGCACCGGCAAGTCGGCGCGTATCGCCGAGCGTCGGGACAACGCTCCCAAGTCCTGATCTTCGAGCCGCGTAAGCCGATCACCAAGGTTTGCCAAAAGGGCGCTCCGGTCTATGCCGGGGCGCCTTTTTCGTTTCAGGACAGACCATTTGCCATGCGCGCACTCCTTGCTTCCACTTGCCTCTTCCTCGCAGCCCCTCTCGCCGCGCAGGAGGGGGCGGTGACCGGCGCCGCGCCCGAACTGACCTTCGAGCGGGTCTTCGCCTCGCCCAGTCTCGACGGTCCCACTCCGCGCCAAGCCAAACTTTCGCCGGACGGGCGCTATCTCACCCTGCTGCGCAACCGCGAAGATGACCGCGAACGCTACGACCTGTGGGCCTATGACCGCGAGAGCCGGCAGTGGTCGATGCTGGTGGACAGCGAGAAGCTCGGTTCGGGCCGCGCGCTGTCCGAAGAGGAAAAGATGCAGCGCGAACGCGCCCGCGTCGGCAGCCTCAAGGGCATCATCACCTATCAGTGGGCGAGCGACGGGAAGGGCGTTCTCGTACCTCTCGATGGCGATCTCTATCTCGCGCGGCTGGGCGGTGAAGTCGTGCGACTGACCGACACCGAGGAGAGCGAACTCAACCCCGCGCTTAGCGAGACGGGCGAATACGTCTCTTTCGTGCGCGACCGGCGGTTGTGGGTCGGGGAAGTGGGCGCGGAAGCGAGCCCGGCCACGCCCTCCGAAGCGAGCGAGGCCGTCCGCTGGGGCGAGGCCGAATTCGTCGCGCAGGAAGAAATGGGCCGTCTCACCGGCTACTGGTGGAGCCCGGACGATCGCCGCATCGCGGTCGAGCGTTTTGACGAAAGCGAGGTCGGCGTAGTCACCCGCGCGGCGATCGGGGCCACCGGTACGCGTGTGTTCGACCAGCGCTATCCGGTGGCGGGCAGCCCGAACGCCAAGGTCGAGCTGTTCGTCATGGACCCCGACGGCCAGAACCGGGTCGAAGTCGATCTGCGCGGCAACCAGTCGCCTGAACATTACGATGCGGAGAATGCCGACGACTTCTATCTCGCACGGGTCGACTGGGCACCCGACGGCAGCGCGCTCTACGTCCAGCGGCAGAACCGCCAGCAGACACGGATGGATGTGCTGAGGGTGGACCCCGCCACCGGCGCGAGCAAGATCGTGCTCCAGGAAGAGGCTTCGCAGTCCCATGGAGGCGAGGGGTACTGGATCAACCTGTCCGACAATTACCGCATTCTCGACAACGGCGATCTTCTCTGGTGGTCGGAGCGCGACGGGTACGGCCATCTCTATCGCTACCGCGGGGACGAGGGCTGGCGCAGCTATCAGCAGCTCACCAGCGGCAATTTCGTCGTCACCGATCTGATCGGAGTGAACGAGGGCGAAGGCCGGCTGTTCTACCTCGCCACGAGCGAGGAGGATCCGCTGGAGCAGCACGTCTATTCGCTCGATTTCGAAACAGATATGCCGTCCGCGCCCCGGCGTCTGACCGAACAGGGCTTTACCCATTCGGCGACGATGGATGCGAAGGGCCAGACACTTCTGATCTCCCGCTCGAGTGACAATTCGCCGCCTCAAAGCTATATCGCCGACCAGCAGGGTACGCGGCTGGCCTGGGTGGAGGAAAACGCGCTCGATGCCGACCATCCCTATGCGCCCTATCTCGCAAGCCACCGTCCCGTGGAATACGGCACCATCGCGGCCGAGGACGGCACGCCGCTTTATTGGGAGATGGTGACGCCGGAACTCGAACCCGACAAGCGCTACCCGGTCTATTTCTACCATTACGGGGGGCCGGGACCGCAAACCGTGAACCGGGGCTGGGACGGCGCTCTGCGTCAGGCGATCGTCGACAAAGGCTACATCTGGTTCGCGCTCGACAATCGCGGCAGCGCCAATCGCGGTGTCGCCTTCGAACAGCCGATCTACCGCGCGATGGGCACGGTCGAGGTGCGCGACCAGAAGGCGGGGGCGGAATACTTGAAAACGCTCCCCTTCGTCGATCCGGACAAGATCGCGATCGATGGCTGGTCCTATGGCGGCTACATGACTCTGAAGCAGCTCGAGGCCGATCCGGGCCTTTACGCCGCAGGAATCAGCGGTGCGCCGGTCACGAACTGGCAACTTTACGACACGCACTACACCGAACGCTACATGGGCACGCCGCAGGCCGATACCGCCGCGTATGAGGCCGCTTCGGCAATCCCGAACGCGGCAAACATCTCCGATCCCCTGCTGATCATCCACGGCATGGCCGACGACAATGTGGTGTTCGAAAATGCCACGGCAGTCATCGCCGCGATGCAGGAAGCCAACGTGCCGTTCGAGATGATGCTCTATCCCGGCTACACCCACCGGGTGTCGGGCGAGAACATCTCGCCCCACCGCTACAACACGGTATTCCGGTTCCTCGAAAGCCATGGCGTGACGCCGCCCGAATGAACAGGCCACGCGGCAAGGCGAAGAAGGGGCAGCTCGGCCTTGCCGCGGTCTGGGCGATCGCGGTTGGCGGCATGGTCGGCGGCGGGATCTTCTCCACGCTCGGAGTCGTCATCGCCAATGCCGGCCACTGGGCGGCGCTCAGCTTCGTGCTCGGCGGGCTGGTTGCCTACGCCACCGGACACAGTCTCGCGGCGCTGACGGTCGAGAAAGACGAAGCAGGCGGCATCTACAGCTTCCTGCGTGACCTCGAATTCGCCCGGCTAGCGAAATGGAGTGCCTGGATCCTGTTGGCGGGCTATGTCCTCACCTGCGCGGTC
The genomic region above belongs to Qipengyuania spongiae and contains:
- the aroA gene encoding 3-phosphoshikimate 1-carboxyvinyltransferase, with the translated sequence MTPHHFLPAGPFTGRIRVPGDKSISHRALIFGALAVGRSRIAGLLEGEDVLATAGAMRRMGAQITCEGEDWIVDGVGVGTLLQPGQALDLGNSGTSTRLLMGLLASHGIAATFVGDASLSRRPMDRVTEPLSRMGASFTPAPGGTLPLAMEGMQPAVPITYRLPVASAQVKSAILLAALNTPGTTTVIEPVPTRDHTERMLRGFGVELDIREQDGERHISLTGPADLSPRDIAVPGDPSSAAFFAVAASIVPGSDLIIENVGLNPTRDGLFRVLDEMGASIERLNPREVGGEEIADLRVRHAPLRGIEVDPAVAPSMIDEFPALFVAAAMAEGRTVTSGLEELRVKESDRLSAMADALRVVGARVEQTEDGLTIDGTGGAPLAGGGPVATRLDHRIAMSMAVAGLHSESGVALDSVEPIATSFPDFLELMTDATT
- a CDS encoding FYDLN acid domain-containing protein, which translates into the protein MVKPEWGTKRTCPNCGTRFYDLGEEHPVTCIECGNEWEPEPVLKSKQPIPFEEEKKKDGEADSDLADDDLDDIDDDDDSPDNDVDLGGDDDLGVSKGKGDDDDADDN
- the ffh gene encoding signal recognition particle protein produces the protein MFDNLSDRLGNVFDKLRGRGALSEQDVREAMREVRIALLEADVSLPVVRRFVDAVTDKAIGQDVLKSVTPGQQVVKIVNDELVAMLGGADGEPEGLNLAAKPPVVVMMVGLQGSGKTTTTAKLARMLRMKQGKKPLMASLDVNRPAAQEQLAVLGQQAEVATLPIIAGQQPVDIARRAMESARLQNADVLLLDTAGRLHVDEALMAEMKAIAGVSTPTEVLLVVDSLTGQDAVNVAQSFTGEVPLTGVVLTRMDGDARGGAALSMRHVTGKPIKFAGTGEKLDAIEAFDPKRVAGRILGMGDVVSLVERAAETVKAEDAERLAKKMAKGQFDLDDLRMQLKQMQQMGGLGMLAGMLPGMKKAKAAMAQSGMDDKVLVHMDAIIGSMTAKERRNPALLNAKRKKRVAAGSGTQVQDVNKLLKMHQEMSRAMKQIKKMGGLKGLGALFGGEGGMGGAGGAGGLGGLPGLGGPEGGKGPGVDPKTLPADLQALLKNNK
- the rpsP gene encoding 30S ribosomal protein S16; this translates as MSVSIRLSRGGAKKRPYYRIVVADSRASRDGKYLEQIGTYNPMLPKDSGERVKLNEDRARHWLSVGAQPSDRVARFLDAAGVKERAARNNPKKGEPGEAAKERAEEKAAKAAEAEEARKAAEEEANAPAQTEEATADEGAAAEDAETAGEAEAKAE
- the rimM gene encoding ribosome maturation factor RimM (Essential for efficient processing of 16S rRNA) is translated as MPDQPVTLAAITGAHGVTGEVRLKLFGEGLDSLKAHKRFNDGALTLTKLRSDNKGGAIARFAEVADRTGAENLRGTALTVPRASLPDLADDEFYHSDLLGLPAISETGEKIGHVCAVENFGATDIVEIEKMDGRKFMVPLTDHAVPEWNGERLVVAAGFVD
- a CDS encoding NAD(P)/FAD-dependent oxidoreductase, with translation MDEPIDDCIIVGAGPAGLTAAIYLARFHLSIRMFDCGTSRASWIPTSHNHAGFPDGINGQDLLDRMYEQAAKYGARRDPKRVSDLAKDGDCFTVRCDDEEYRARTVLLATGVVNNRPEGIEDQLHDEAMSRGLIRYCPICDAYEVTDRRVAVIGTGDHGTAEAQFLRGYTADLTLISPHGDHDLSDECSKALDEAGIRRVAGPCGGFTIEGERIAVETAEGRMTFDSLYPALGSQIRSGLAERCGAELSEKGCIIVDDHCETSVSGLFAAGDVVIGLDQISHAMGQAGVAATTIRNHLAKARPLRR
- the trmD gene encoding tRNA (guanosine(37)-N1)-methyltransferase TrmD — protein: MTFAATILTLYPEMFPGPLGTSMAGRALERGSWSCETLQIRDFATDRHRTVDDTPAGGGAGMVLRADVLGAALDSVADARPVLAMTPRGAPIGQARIREIAAGPGVTIVCGRFEGFDERFFEARPQVEQVSLGDIVLSGGETAAIAILDACIRLLPGVMGAPESGAEESFENGLLEYPQFTRPYEWEGRTIPEVLRSGDHAKIAAWREARSEYDTRLRRPDLWERYSGARDQSASGARRDMKDD
- the rplS gene encoding 50S ribosomal protein L19, whose translation is MNLIQTLEAEAIENLGKDIPDFRAGDTVRVGVKVVEGTRERVQNFEGVVIARSNRGMGSNFTVRKMSFGEGVERVFPLYSPIVDSITVVRRGIVRRAKLYYLRGRTGKSARIAERRDNAPKS
- a CDS encoding S9 family peptidase, with protein sequence MRALLASTCLFLAAPLAAQEGAVTGAAPELTFERVFASPSLDGPTPRQAKLSPDGRYLTLLRNREDDRERYDLWAYDRESRQWSMLVDSEKLGSGRALSEEEKMQRERARVGSLKGIITYQWASDGKGVLVPLDGDLYLARLGGEVVRLTDTEESELNPALSETGEYVSFVRDRRLWVGEVGAEASPATPSEASEAVRWGEAEFVAQEEMGRLTGYWWSPDDRRIAVERFDESEVGVVTRAAIGATGTRVFDQRYPVAGSPNAKVELFVMDPDGQNRVEVDLRGNQSPEHYDAENADDFYLARVDWAPDGSALYVQRQNRQQTRMDVLRVDPATGASKIVLQEEASQSHGGEGYWINLSDNYRILDNGDLLWWSERDGYGHLYRYRGDEGWRSYQQLTSGNFVVTDLIGVNEGEGRLFYLATSEEDPLEQHVYSLDFETDMPSAPRRLTEQGFTHSATMDAKGQTLLISRSSDNSPPQSYIADQQGTRLAWVEENALDADHPYAPYLASHRPVEYGTIAAEDGTPLYWEMVTPELEPDKRYPVYFYHYGGPGPQTVNRGWDGALRQAIVDKGYIWFALDNRGSANRGVAFEQPIYRAMGTVEVRDQKAGAEYLKTLPFVDPDKIAIDGWSYGGYMTLKQLEADPGLYAAGISGAPVTNWQLYDTHYTERYMGTPQADTAAYEAASAIPNAANISDPLLIIHGMADDNVVFENATAVIAAMQEANVPFEMMLYPGYTHRVSGENISPHRYNTVFRFLESHGVTPPE